In a single window of the Papaver somniferum cultivar HN1 chromosome 8, ASM357369v1, whole genome shotgun sequence genome:
- the LOC113306009 gene encoding uncharacterized protein LOC113306009: MRVVDSVCKYICGDVRLHGGWSLVAGGDIIMVTAENAGEDEDSKSETGGGRIYMEDKLKMLPLLCCWAAERKAPRAWYGKLASLDDTSFFVQKLGKRLTIVLVYVDDILVTENDTAYITAFISELNNHFPVKDLGALHYFLGLEVSISSVGIFLSQFKYILDLIKKTNMVGCKPCSSPAVANAQLTYEGDLLPDPSSYTSIVGALHYFTWSRPEISFAVQQVCQFMSQPTTHHLTAVHRILRYLKGHIDFGICFTKGPMTLHGYSDADWAGAVTDSRSIGGFCIYFGSNPISWSAKKQATVSRSSTESEYKALVIAAAESYWICRLLIKDLHFTLSSSSRLGCDNVSSISLASNPVMHSKMKSLGVDFHYVRELVRLKLL; encoded by the exons ATGAGAGTGGTGGATTCAGTCTGCAAGTATATATGTGGGGATGTCCGATTGCATGGAGGATGGTCACTGGTAGCTGGTGGTGATATCATAATGGTTACGGCAGAAAACGCAGGAGAAGATGAGGACAGCAAAAGCGAAACTGGTGGTGGACGTATATACATGGAAGACAAACTAAAGATGCTGCCGTTATTGTGTTGCTGGGCAGCTGAGAGGAAG GCTCCAAGGGCATGGTATGGAAAATTAGCATCTTTGGATGATACTTCCTTCTTTGTTCAAAAATTGGGTAAAAGGCTCACTATAGTGctagtttatgttgatgatattttggTTACCGAAAATGATACAGCTTATATCACTGCTTTTATCTCTGAATTGAACAATCATTTTCCTGTTAAAGACCTTGGGGCACTTCACTATTTTCTTGGTCTTGAGGTTTCCATAAGTTCAGTTGGTATTTTTCTATCTCAGTTCAAGTACATATTGGATCTAATCAAGAAGACTAACATGGTTGGTTGCAAGCCTTGCTCTTCTCCAGCTGTAGCTAATGCTCAACTCACATATGAGGGTGACTTGCTTCCAGATCCTTCTTCCTACACATCCATTGTTGGTGCATTACATTACTTTACCTGGAGCAGACCTGAAATCTCTTTTGCAGTTCAACAAGTCTGTCAATTTATGTCTCAACCCACCACTCATCACTTAACTGCAGTCCATAGAATTCTCAGATATCTCAAGGGGCACATTGATTTTGGTATTTGTTTCACCAAGGGACCAATGACTCTACATGGCTATTCAGATGCTGACTGGGCTGGTGCTGTCACTGATAGCAGATCCATTGGTGGTTTTTGCATTTATTTTGGTTCTAATCCTATCTCTTGGTCAGCTAAGAAACAAGCTACTGTTTCCAGATCATCTACAGAATCAGAATACAAAGCCTTAGTAATTGCAGCGGCAGAATCTTATTGGATTTGTCGACTTCTCATCAAGGATCTCCATTTTACTCTCTCTTCCTCATCTAGACTTGGTTGTGACAATGTTAGCTCCATTTCACTAGCTTCCAATCCTGTTATGCACAGCAAAATGAAGAGCCTCGGAGTTGATTTTCACTATGTCAGGGAACTTGTCAGACTTAAACTTCTATAG